The segment acatattatttaatagttATCTACTGTCTTACTAATCAATTTCCCAGAAGAGTCAAATAGAGAATCCTAGaagattttctcagaaatgaTAAACTTAAGTACAGTAAACTCTAACGTTTTTGTTGCAGATTTTAGGACAGTCAACCGCAAACTGGCAGACGTAGTTCAGGGTGTCATCGCATTTTCTGTGCACCATCCCCATATTCTGAGCTGTGTTTGACGTGACAACGGCCAGACATCGTTCCAAAGTGGAAGGAGCAGCCGTGGTTGGAAGCCAATAATTTATAGAAGAAATCAGAGTCGTTGAAACGTTGAATCCCGTGGAGCACCAAGCGTACTTCTTTTCCGAGTCACAATTCAGATCTTCGTTTGAACCACTTGTCCAGAAGGTTCCaactagatttaaaattgataatttgcccttttattgttgaaattattttttgaacctTTGACAGCGGCGAGACAGTCCATTTCCTCGAAGGAAGCGACGGTCAAGAGCGTCATATTCATCGACTTGCAACGCAACGCTGCTTCATTTCTCGTcatcttttatcaaatatgtgtaatattttttttttaaaattaaatactctTATCGCTTACCACAACGTTGGAAACATAATATTGCTTATTGTTACACTGTGTAGCAGTTAGCACAGATCCATCCGCTTATTGAAGAagtaatatataaaatgaatttatgcgAACTCTTTTAAGACCAACTTACACGGAGATGGTTTCGCCGTTGGATTCTATCATGACCaattcaaaaacaatttgtaagTCCTTTTAATgactatataattttaaaagttcacgTTAGTGAAGTTGACGATATCGCCAGcccgtttttcaaaatttttaacttggcgatatcgccaaaattcgatttcaacaaaaatacgtTCAGAGGGTAGAAATTAGCATCAATACACCACCCCCGAACACACAAGTGGTTCGAAGGCGGGTTAATACACACGTAAAAGCCGTagaaaagagataaaatgaaaattaaacactcagcagggtttagccaccttgaaacctcctcaggtggacttcaaattttatgtagaacaagataggatgggtgccgaagtggctaaaccctgcagtctaccctgaaaaagggacgaaagggtgaaaaacgatgttttttagtttttttcgcATTAAAACTCTTTTGAACAGTgtctgcagggtttagccacctgGAAACTTCCTCAGGTGGactccaaattttatgtagaaCAAGATAGGATGGGTGCCGAAGTGGCTAAAAATTACGTTAAACATCGTTTTTCACCCTTTCGtccctttttcagggtagactgcagggtttagccacttcgCCACCCATCCTATCTTGGGCTACATAAAATTTAGAGTCCACCTGAGGAGGTTTCAAGGTGGCTAAATCCTGCAGACActgttcaaaatagttttaaagtgaaaaaattacttaaaacaGCGTGTTTCACCCTTTCGTCCCTTTTCAAGGGTagactgcagggtttagccacttcggcacccatcctatcttgttctacataaaatttggagtccacctgaggaggtttcaaggtggctaaaccctgcagacactgttcaaaatagttttaatgcggaaaaaactaaaaaacatcgtttttcaccctttcgtccctttttcagggtagactgcagggtttagccacttcggcacccatcctatcttgttctacataaaatttgaagtccacctgaggaggtttcaaggtggctaaaccctgctgagtgtttaattttcattttatctcttttctACGGCTTTTACGTGTGTATTAACCCCTTCGAACCACTTGTGTGTTCGGGGGTGGTGTATTGATGCTAATTTCTACCCTCTGAacgtatttttgttgaaatcgaattttggcgatatcgccaagttcactacttttaaaaattttgaaaaatgggctGGCGATATCGCCAACTTCACTAACGTTAAAAGTTCTAGATAACCTTTCCGCGACCCAAATTGGTTTTAATCATAAGTGCACGATGAGGTGATGGACATTAAGTCAGCGTTTACTTGGGGCtgtgcgttttaatttattcaaaggcACTTGTTTGCGAACTCTTTGTtagattttttgcaatattttggttcatttggattcaaattaaatattgtgtCATTTATATCGATTATATGTATTAAGACTAAActgttgattttgatttgttaaGAGAACCCTGGAACTGAATTATACCCACCACGGAATTCACTGAATAATTTGTGACATGtcaaaattgaacaatataaatatagcTCGGAGATAATCTCATTTTTCCTCAAGAATTTTTGTGATACCATTAAATGATTGTTGAAATCTGAACACGTCAACTGACAAGGAggctaaaaattatatatgatAGTATTTTCTTTGCTTCTTATCCTGAAAATATTACAGCGGTTGTGGTAGTTGTTGTAGTTGTCGTCTTCGTCGTCGTAGATGTTGAGGTCGTAGTTGGAGGAGCAGTGGCTGGTGGACGGGTTgttgtttttacaattattgtcACTGTGTTTGCATCCGGAGGGACCGTTGATGTGATTGTAGATGGTGACATGGGCGTGGACGAAAAAGTGCCAATGGCGTCCGCCGCGGCGCTACTCGCACCGATTGTTGAAGAGATTGAAGAGATCGGATTTGAATTTATCTCGCTAGTTTGTGCCGCTGCAGGTTGTGTGTTGCCTGCTCCTTGGTCATTTGTGACCACTGATTGCTGCAGTGAGTTGCCTCCTTGGTCATTATTGACGTCACTCCTGGTAATCATCTCTATTCCCCCAGGTGAACTGTCTACGTTGACCGTACTGGGGTTGTTAGGGTTGTTATCACTTTCAGCCGAAGCTTGGGCAAAAATTTCAGCTcgagcgaaaaatcaatttttatttttcattactcGTCGCAGTAAGAGTAGCAGGATGGGCTTGGTCGCCGTAGCTTTGCGAATTCAGATCATCAGGCGTGCTTCCTGTTGCAATGGCCGCATTTTGTGGCTCTGATGATGAAGCTCTCGGGTTCTTTtcgaattcaaattatttaatcgattaaaatcatgaaaatactTGGCTTTCTTTGCTCATGATGGACGTGGTTCCCTTTCTTGTGGCGTTGGCTCGAGTTGGAAGGCATTTTTTGATTCCGCAACACTTAATGATGATTTTCCTCCGTTCGTGGGTCTTcggaagtttaattttaatcgggCCTCTTAAACCTGTATAAATTATCGCGTCTTCCTCAGGTTTGCTCGTATTACTTTGTTTTGTgtctaaaattatatatttagaaAAGCTGCCCCCTGTTcttgatttaattgttatattcCCCTCAAATTTAGCTAGCTTTTTATAAAAGAATATTATAGATCAaataattactaaataaaCTCAGAAATATACTTAATTTGCTTGAGATTAAATATCATGATTAGAGTGCCAACGTTTACcagaaagataaataattaaaaatgtaccaGAACTTCCTCCAAAAACCTTCACTTTCACCATCTTTACTCTGTTGTTCTGAGCCTTGAAGCGTAGAATAAAGCAATAgctgaataaatattgaaatggcCACTTACCTGATCTTTTGCAAGACTTAAGACAGCCAGTACCGCTGAAATAATGCTCCAGTAACACAGATGCATTATTCCGAATTGAGTCTGTCGACTGAACTGAGTGCTTTCCACTATACATTATGATCCCTCTGCTCATCTGCGCTCGGTGCTTCTTCCTGTATCCGAGTTTTATTTCCGCTCTCTCCCAATTGGGTCAAACAacagtggaaaaatattagttgGGTGGAACATATCAGAGAATTTTAGAACAAGATCCCCTGTACTATACgcgtggtttttaaaaaaattaaaactgttttttcgtattttcaCTGGCCCAAAAGTAACCCAAAGGGCCCTAACAGCACCTAATTGGGTCCATATACACACACCATTCAACGCGGTAGTTAATTAAACTTCCATTTATACCCCCATAGAGGGCATAAACTATAAAGATGCGAAAATgggcttaaattttattcacccTTAAGTATGCTTTTCCTGAGAATTTTTGCCAACTGGCGCGTAACCTGAATTCATAGTGAAAACTGCTTTTTCAGTCGAAAAATCGATGAAAATCTTttacctaaaattaaaacattaatctATTATCCAACCTGCACTGTTTTTAAGACAAGCCGGTTATTGTATACACATAACAAAATTCTGATTTGGATTTCAATAAAACGATATTTAATTAGATTCAACTTTTTAATACAATCTGAAATCAGAGAAGAAAGAGACACCAATGGTTGCCAAactgaaaaacaataaactgTGCCGAAATTAACTCTCTTTTCTCTTATTGCATACGAGACTATGGCCTCGCGCATATGTAGGTTTGAAGCCCGTCAATCGTGTAAGTGTACTTTCCCGGGTTGAGGTACATGTCGCGCATGTCATTGTTTTGTTTAGTGTCGGTTATTGCGACGACTCTCTCATCATAACCTGAAATGGCGATGACCGACCCGATGCACGGATATCTCGGCCAAGTCGTAGTGATGAAAAGGCTGTTTGGGATGACCTTGCGGCTGCGACAGTACACCTCGTGCGTCTGGTTGATCGACTCCGTATCACCGACAAGCGTGGAGCCTAATTGTACGCTGGCTTTcactacaaaaatttaaaagtgacaTGATTTGTGTTATTTGAAGTGAAAGAAAGtcatgaaaatgatttaaaatttaaataaacgtttTACTCACGTGCTGCGCTtttgagattttgaatttcggCCACGGTCGTTGGCTCAAAGAGCACCAATCCCAGTTCACAGCAGTGCCTGTAAGCGTCAGCCGCATTCTTGGCGGTAATTATAAGTTTAAACTTTGGTATGTTGAAAAAGTCGTTTAAGGAATTACCAACAATGACACAGTGTTCTCGAAGCTTACGTAGTATAGTTTGCCATTATGCAAGGTCGCTTTTCCATAATCATCTTTGCGATAAAATTATGTAGAACTCCATATACTTATTAATTACTTATAGATAATCTCACCTTTGTACGACGAGTTGAACCATCCGTATAGCGTTTGCTTGAATAAAAACCAGACAATTTGtgacttaatttaaaacgtgTTTTAAATTACGTTTATTTGGCAGGGAATATTTTCTGACATCCAACACGTTCGGCGTTTAAAAACGCAAGGAGCCGGTGGAGAGtactaaaaaacaaattatttccaatcgtggcatgtgaaatatttaattttaaatttctgaccATTGTCCCATTgtcgaaattcaatttgacaattttcgaGACAAGAGCCGGTTCTTTCTGCTGTCCACATTTGTACGTTTCGTACGCATTTACACACTCGTCGTcataatctaaatttaaattataagtaaTTACAAATATGTTACTGATTAAATGTGAAACCTTTGCCGCTGCATTCGTCAAAGGCAACAAATCCCTGTTGCATTTTCACAGGATCCTCCATGGTCACGAGCTCAATTTGCCGCAACATTTCTATGTTTCTCAGTGCACCAAGGTCAAACTTAAAACGACAttaaaacggaaaaaaatataagaagATACAATATACCAATCCAACTTCCACTCCAACACATTTCAAGAAGCACTATAAGAAAGGGTGtcaaaatagagaaaaattaaagaatttctgGAACCTTCAGATTTAAAGAAACGTTTGCCGTGAGAAACTTAGCTGTGTTGAGCAGCAGATCAATTTGAGCtacacaaataattataaatagttTCATCTCttcatatcatttttttaaactaaaaccTATCGAAATATCCCAGGTTTCTGCGCATTCGGTCTGCATTGCTCTTTGGGAAGTGGCTTTCTTTCGAATTTCGcacaggaaatttttcttttcaccaCAATCGGCGGTGACCAGCAGCTGAGATCCGTTTCTCACTTCCAGATAAACGCAGTCCAGATCTGGTTTTGGGTGTCCATCCTTCCATTTAATCTCGGGTTCGACAAAATCCCTGTTCAGGTGACACCACCGGAAATTGGAAGGGCAACCAAGGTCCGTCCCTGACAACCAGAAGTCGCCGAAAAGGTTCGGTGCATATTCTTAAAATCGGAGCAGAGCGTGTTCCAAAATATATGatcttttatatattttattgaacaaaCTAGTAGCAATTTTGGAGAAGCATTCCGATTTTCCAGTCGACTCCATCGAACCGAGGGTCAGGCCGATGTCGCAACATTGCTGCCTGGCGGTTTTCCAGTTAGACTGGGATTTGAGTAGAAAGTCAGAcagttaaattcaaaataaatttaatatatcaaCCAAACGAGCTTTGTAGATCAAAAAGTTTCGGCCGCATGCATCATACCAGTCACCGTAGGAGAAGTAGTCTTGaggaaagtttaaaaaataattaatttaacatttatatATGATTTTGAGAAATCGTACTGCTGAGATATTGATAGCTAGTGCTACTGTCGAAATAGGAAGTCTGTAcaaaatggataaaatttcattatttgtactCATGAAACaaacattataattttacgTTCCGCTCACAAAGTTCTGTAGGGCATGAAACAACGCAAGGCTTTGGCGTTGTTCTTAGTGGCGTCTGAAATTTTACATAACAATAAAGTTTTCCCTATTTCTTATCAAAACGCAACCTTGCACGCGAAAATGTATCTACTTTCGCAAGTCCTGTCGGTCATTATGGTGCCTGTAGAGTTCAGGACGAAGCGAAAGTGGACGCAGCTCTCACTCCGATTGAAGTTGTCGGGCTGGTTTGCTTCCCATTTGAGATTCGGAGCAAAAACCGTTGGCCCCGTGGGTTCGCACCACGCCCACTGACCGACAGGAGCACCTTTCCAAGTACCTGAGGTCCAGTAGTTGTAGTTAATCCTCCATTTGCCTGGAAAGTTAAGTCTTTATATGGGCTcaagtaaatttattagatGCTCAACGGGAGgctattataaattttgtgtttaaccTTTGAAAACTACGGTCATGTTAGTCAGGCCTTTCTGCTCGGCCAAATTGTCTAAATTGAGTGCTTCCATGCCCAAAGCGCAGCAGTGAAGGTAGCCATCCAACCAGGTCATCTTCGCAAAAGATAACATCAAGTAAAATAATGtcataaagttaaattaagaaaaccgGCTTGTTTCCCAAAAGATAGGTGTAGTTGCCAATGTCGATCCAAAATCCGTATGAGGTTTCATCTtcattaaattagatttaaatgtttatctATAATTAATATCTTCTGTTTTACTAATAAGTTTCCCAGAAGAGTCAAATAGAGAATCCTAAAAGCTTTTCTTAGAAATGATCAACTATTAAGTAGAGCAAATTTGAacgtttttgttgcaaatctTCGGACAGTCAACATTAAACTGGCAGACGTAGTGTAGGGTGTCATCGCATTTTCTGTGCACCATCCCCTTATTCTGAGCTGACGTGACAACGGCCAAACATCGTTCCAAAGTGGAAGGAGCAGCGGTGGTTGGAAGCCAATAATTCTTAGACGAAGTCAAAGTTGTAGAGACGTTGAATCCCGTGGAGCACCAAGCGTACTTCTTTTCCAAGTCGCATTTCAGATCTTCGTTGGAACCACTTGTCCAGAAAGTTCCGactagatttaaaattgattatctGCTCTTTTCTGTACCTCTTTTGAACTTTGAACCTTTAACAGCGGCGAGACAGTCCATTTCCTCCAAGGAAGCGACGGTCAAGAGCGTCATATTCATCGACTTGCAGCGCAACGCTGCTTCATTTCTCGTCGCCTTTTATCAAATAtgcaatattttggaaaatttataattcacatCTTACCACAACGTTTGAAACATAATATTGCTTATTGTTACACAGTGTAGCAGTTAGCACTGATCCATCCgctaaataagaaaataaaggaTATTAAATTGGGACTGTTTTCGAGACCACTTACACGGAGATGGTTTCACCGTTGGATTCTAACAggtagaattaaaaaattagataagaAAATCATcgtattttttagaattcttGTGAACCTCCACCCTAAATATATATGGTTTTAGACACAAGTGCACGAGTTGATGGACAGCATAATTAAAGCTgcgcgttttaatttattttaaagcaactCCTTTGGATGTGATTTTgatagcattatttttttaaggaaaaccCATTAAGTGAATTTTACCCGTCATGGACtacatattaaataaatttgaggtTTAAAAAAGATGTTAATATCTTGCtaaatattatctttttcCTTGCGACTCATTCTCTTGACAAAAGGattcaagaatttttgtaTCTGTCGTGTGATAcctgtaaatatttgttgaaatcTGAACACGTCAACCGACAGGGAggctaaaaattatatataatagcATTTAAACACTTATGCTCTTGCAAATTTTACAACGGTTGATGtagtagttgttgttgttgtcgtcgtcgtGGTTGGTGAAGCAGTGGTTGGTGGACGGGTGGTcgtttttacaattaatgTCACTGTTTTTGTATCAGGAGGGACTGTTGATGTGATTGTAGATGGCGACATGGGGCCGGCGGTGGTTGAAAAAGTTCCAATGGCATCCACCGCGGCGCTACTTGCACCGATCATTGTTGTCGtcggatttaaatttatctcgcTAGTTTGTGCTGCTGGTTGCGAGTTGCCTGCTCCTTGGTCAGTTGCGACCGATGATTGCTGTGTGTTGCCTCCTTGGTTGTTTACGACCGCTGGTTCTGAATTTCCTCCCTGCTCAGTTATTACAACGTCACTCATGGTCCTGGTCTCTAGTCCTCCTGCAGGTGAGCTGTCCACGTAGTCCGCAGGTGGGTTGTTGTTACCATTTCCGTCCGAAgcttgagagaaaatttcagctcgagtgaaaaatcaattttaattatatattactCATCGCCCCGATAACAGTAGTGGGAAGTGTTTGGACGTCATAGTTCTGAGAATTCTGACCATCAGGCGTGCTTCCTGTTGCGATGGCCGCATTTTGCGGCTCTGGTGATGAAGTTCTCGAGTCCTTTTTGAATCCAATATATTTATTcgattaaaatcacaaaaatactTTGCTTTCTTTGCTCGTGATGGACGACGACGACGTGGTTCCCGTTCTTGTGGTGTTTACTCGTGTCGACGAGACGCATTTTTTGAAGCCGCAACACTTGATGATCTTTTTCCTCCGCTGGGTCTTTGGGAGTTGAATTATAATCGAGCCTCTGAGACCTgcgtaaatttataaatcataattatagTGTTTATATCAGAGGTTACTCTTGGTTTGTTTAGTgtctaatattttatttacaagaaTATATCCAACCGTtctaaacttaattttgataattccCAGCAAAAGATTATTCTAGATCAAACAATTTCTAAATAAGCTAGTTaatttgcttgaaataaaatgatgaaatgaTGATTTGAGCGCTTGTAACagttatataattaaaaaaatgtactttACCAGAAGAGCTTCCACCAAAGACCTTCACTTTCATCGCCTTTGCTCTGTTGTTCTGAGCCTTTTGTAGATTAGAATAAAACAGTacatgtatttaaattaaaatagccaCTTACTTCATTTTTTGCTAAACTTATTACAGTCAGCAAAGCAGAAATTATGCTCCAGTAACAGAGATGCATatttctaaattgaatttatcgaCTGAACTGACTTTTACTTCTGTGCGTTCGCTCTGCTCGCAGCGCTCCGTCCtggtttctttttatttccgctCTTCCAATTGACGTCAAACAACAGTGGAAAAATACTGatgatctaaaaaatatatgtgatGCTCGTTGCTCGATTGTCGATATTGGTCGATAGGTGGTATTGATCAAAAAGTACTCGGTAACTCTATACATAGTAATGAAATACCGGTATCTTGACTCAAATTAATCGATTATTACGTCATTGAATGTTATAAatcaaatcattaattttcctcatttcttTTAAGAGTCCTTTCAACGCAATAATTAACTTCTACTCAACTTAGTATTTCTATGTTAAgcttattttctgttttattgttttttgttcttcCTCTTTGACCAGCAGCATAAATCGTCGTGGAGCATTTGCTGGCGGATTAAAATGGCCAGGAAGTTCCGATTTCATCTTTTGTATGTAACGACTCGGATTAAATGAAGAAACTCAACTCGCggttttgagatttttattggGATTTTGTATAACAGCTCTCGACGTTGGGTTACAAGCCACATCCTTCCGTTTTTGATGCCAATTCCGCTGatggttaaattaattttacttattgaAATACCGCGACTTCCATATACATGCCTTGAGCAATGAAAAGTGATGGTACACCTTTCCGTTTTCCGCGGCTCTCAAAGCCAGATCTGAAATATccagattaaaatttgctcacAAACCTTtaggttattttttataccTTTGCTTGGGCAATTCATGTGATCCTGGAATGGGTTAATGATTTTACGGATTTTgctattgaaatttcaaaatctta is part of the Cloeon dipterum chromosome 1, ieCloDipt1.1, whole genome shotgun sequence genome and harbors:
- the LOC135943150 gene encoding uncharacterized protein LOC135943150, whose amino-acid sequence is MTWLDGYLHCCALGMEALNLDNLAEQKGLTNMTVVFKGKWRINYNYWTSGTWKGAPVGQWAWCEPTGPTVFAPNLKWEANQPDNFNRSESCVHFRFVLNSTGTIMTDRTCESRYIFACKTPLRTTPKPCVVSCPTELCERNTSYFDSSTSYQYLSNYFSYGDWYDACGRNFLIYKARLSNWKTARQQCCDIGLTLGSMESTGKSECFSKIATKYAPNLFGDFWLSGTDLGCPSNFRWCHLNRDFVEPEIKWKDGHPKPDLDCVYLEVRNGSQLLVTADCGEKKNFLCEIRKKATSQRAMQTECAETWDISIAQIDLLLNTAKFLTANVSLNLKCFLKCVGVEVGLFDLGALRNIEMLRQIELVTMEDPVKMQQGFVAFDECSGKDYDDECVNAYETYKCGQQKEPALVSKIVKLNFDNGTMYSPPAPCVFKRRTCWMSENIPCQINQTLYGWFNSSYKDDYGKATLHNGKLYYVSFENTVSLLNAADAYRHCCELGLVLFEPTTVAEIQNLKSAALKASVQLGSTLVGDTESINQTHEVYCRSRKVIPNSLFITTTWPRYPCIGSVIAISGYDERVVAITDTKQNNDMRDMYLNPGKYTYTIDGLQTYICARP